Proteins from a single region of Oreochromis niloticus isolate F11D_XX linkage group LG7, O_niloticus_UMD_NMBU, whole genome shotgun sequence:
- the LOC100697762 gene encoding genetic suppressor element 1 isoform X3 has translation MNHESNKSPSLGMISTASRTTATVSPLSPLTNGNAVAQSANSGFAAALRKLAKQAEDPRGSALSGESSPVSSPATSHSSPVTTPKRGSLGPLLGQNRGRSVPSTPPVVTIAPTKTSNGLWRADGRQVEPSVQGLSRERVGAENPQPQQDKRTPPISSPHPLAHSFGLTPSSIMQDPRMQSISLPGQMHPVVPSGAVPEEYLRALRPFATSDDLRLSSLPLSLDPAAAAHAAVAAYYHPAYLHHPLSLPRMEESLCLSALRSQFYSVPAGGAFPPLHPSALHLHLPGGRYPADLNHTALSERLQMENELRQREREQEREREKEREREAGLEREREREREREEERERERELERQKERQRERQQQMVRAAEGHYLAELHARRAPPEDRARPGERLTPNRLVSPDKSKDSEHPGFSAPKPLQPSIHSSRGSVPYPVPSLLPSHLGKHHAGAVGGIHGALSASMMSQRASEEAWLTRQRAQGQDRERPLELGLRSPGKGVEPRRDGNRSTGSVYHNPGSKDVAACLGAPPPLISPKAPHQPPAPATTLWNPASLVDAPADSRRKLNAPTPPSRPPPGLTRAERPPAAWGERLEEGGRRMAKSPERFASLRGASLQECWNKSEQDRAIQSLYHRHHINNLHQRSFMPPSISSGACTDLGGRCQAASPPAVRERPHQVPDSMMVYDEVLQQHRRLLSKLDLEEKRRKEAKEGGYYYDLDESYDESDEEEVKAHLRRVTEQPPLKLDTSSEKVDFLRVCGLTTLTHRDDLLAQKRRKRRRMMKERSVSPPAVQGKKKACSPSTSSTPTTPLTTPYSAEQMDCTPELEKKKDFLLMFNLSHVSPQQRRDKERTEELLKAIQRKTVTLDTLRYNPLPLCRSPPAPSTGDSFSAPLRCPSNGHLYPDSPSPSPPYLSKHKHLHNDAHKPPVDSTVTRLPPPLAPHHEKAEFVETQSNRKRQGLQNGAGTGATGAAAAQKKEPGQVQNGRNRPWERFTPEAFAQHFHQAVLQSTHSTLQNKGLLNCVPEAGVKADPSQPHSVSQLKSSNLIHVSQRAHINGHHFPSSVANRDTLAPQENLSEDEEESDQEEDEEDEEEEDVPRKWQGIEAIFEAYQEYVDEWSIERQVLHSQCKRLEAQNYNLTRTAEQLSITMGELVTQRQKVREERERLQAQLEHFRRCLTLPNIHWGRGQVNGHTPR, from the exons GTTCTGCCCTCAGCGGTGAATCGTCTCCCGTCTCTTCCCCGGCCACCAGCCACAGCTCGCCGGTTACCACCCCTAAGCGGGGCTCTTTAGGGCCCCTCCTGGGCCAGAACAGGGGCCGCAGTGTCCCCAGCACACCTCCAGTAGTCACCATTGCCCCCACAAAGACAAGCAACGGCCTGTGGAGGGCCGACGGAAGACAG GTGGAGCCGAGTGTTCAGGGTCTCAGCAGGGAGCGGGTGGGAGCTGAGAACCCCCAGCCGCAGCAGGATAAGAGGACTCCTCCCATCTCTTCACCTCACCCCCTGGCTCACTCCTTTGGCCTCACACCAAGCAGCATCATGCAAGACCCCCGAATGCAGAGCATCAG TTTGCCGGGGCAGATGCACCCCGTAGTGCCCTCAGGTGCTGTTCCAGAGGAATACCTGAGAGCACTCCGGCCGTTCGCCACCTCAGATGACCTCCGTCTGAGCTCTCTGCCCCTGAGCCTCGACCCGGCCGCTGCAGCCCACGCCGCCGTCGCCGCTTACTATCATCCAGCCTACCTGCACCACCCTCTGTCCTTACCGAG GATGGAGGAgtctctgtgtctttctgcaCTGCGATCACAGTTCTACTCTGTGCCTGCAGGGGGTGCCTTCCCTCCACTGCACCCCTCTGCCCTCCACTTACACCTGCCTGGAGGCCGCTACCCTGCAGACCTAAACCATACAGCCTTATCTGAGAG GCTACAGATGGAGAACGAGCTCCGccagcgagagagagagcaagagcgtgaacgagagaaagagagagagcgagaggccGGGCTGGAACGAGAGcgggaaagagagagggagcgagaggaggagagggagcgTGAGAGAGAGCTGGAAAGACAGAAGGAGAGGCAGAGGGAGAGACAGCAGCAGATGGTCAGAGCGGCGGAGGGCCACTACCTGGCTGAGCTGCATGCTCGGAGGGCACCACCGGAGGACAGGGCCAGGCCAGGAGAAAGGCTGACCCCGAACAGACTGG TTTCTCCAGATAAATCCAAGGACTCTGAACACCCAGGTTTTTCAGCACCTAAGCCTCTGCAGCCTAGCATTCACTCCTCCAGGGGCTCTGTGCCATACCCAGTGCCCAGCTTGTTGCCTTCTCACCTGGGGAAACATCATGCTGGTGCTGTTGGTGGGATCCATGGAGCTCTTTCCGCCAGCATGATGAGTCAGAGAGCCAGCGAGGAGGCGTGGTTAACACGACAGCGAGCACAGGGACAGGACAGGGAGCGTCCCCTAGAGCTTGGCCTCAGGTCACCGGGGAAAGGGGTGGAACCGAGGAGAGACGGCAACCG CAGTACCGGTTCAGTCTATCACAACCCAGGCAGCAAAGATGTAGCAGCCTGCCTCGGCGCTCCACCGCCACTAATCTCCCCAAAAGCTCCCCATCAACCTCCTGCCCCTGCCACTACACTATGGAACCCAGCTTCTCTTGTTGACGCACCTGCAGACTCCCGTAGAAAACTTAACGCCCCAACGCCACCGAGTCGGCCGCCACCGGGACTGACCAGAGCTGAGAGACCGCCTGCGGCATGGGGGGAGAGGCTGGAAGAGGGCGGCAGGAGGATGGCAAAAAGCCCAGAAAGGTTCGCCTCACTCAGGGGAGCAAGTTTACAGGAGTGCTGGAACAAGAGTGAGCAGGACAGAGCCATCCAGAGCCTCTACCACCGGCATCATATCAATAACCTCCACCAGCGATCCTTTATGCCTCCATCTATCTCCAGTGGAGCCTGCACTGACCTAGGGGGACGGTGCCAGGCTGCTTCTCCGCCAGCGGTAAGGGAGCGACCGCATCAGGTGCCTGACAGCATGATGGTGTACGATGAGGTTCTCCAGCAGCACCGCAGGCTGCTCAGCAAACTCGACCtggaagagaagaggaggaaagaggCCAAAGAAGGAG GTTATTACTATGACCTGGATGAGTCATATGATGAGAGCGATGAGGAGGAGGTGAAAGCTCATCTGAGAAGAGTGACAGAACAGCCCCCACTCAAGCTGGACACATCTTCAGAG AAAGTGGATtttctgcgtgtgtgtggtCTTACTACGCTGACCCATCGCGATGATCTTCTGGctcagaagaggaggaagaggaggaggatgatgaaAGAGCGCAGCGTCTCTCCTCCGGCTGTGCAGGGCAAGAAAAAGGCCTGCTCACCTTCAACATCTTCAACACCCACAACTCCCTTAACTACTCCGTACTCTGCCGAGCAGATGGACTGCACCCCCGAactggagaagaaaaaagacttCCTCCTTATGTTCAACCTCTCGCACGTCAGCCCACAGCAGAGGAGAG ATAAAGAGAGAACAGAAGAGCTGCTGAAGGCCATTCAGAGGAAGACTGTGACGTTAGACACACTCAGATATAATCCTTTACCACTGTGCAGAAGTCCTCCGGCTCCCTCCACTG GTGACTCCTTCTCAGCACCTCTGCGGTGTCCGTCAAATGGACACCTGTACCCAGACTCTCCCAGCCCCTCCCCTCCCTACCTTAGCAAACATAAACACCTTCATAACGACGCGCACAAACCACCTGTAGACTCCACGGTAACTCGGCTCCCGCCTCCCTTGGCTCCCCATCATGAAAAGGCTGAATTCGTGGAGACACAATCGAACAGGAAGCGCCAGGGCCTCCAGAACGGTGCTGGCACTGGTGCcactggtgctgctgctgctcagaaAAAGGAGCCTGGTCAAGTGCAGAATGGGCGGAATCGACCCTGGGAGCGGTTCACCCCTGAGGCCTTCGCTCAGCACTTCCATCAGGCTGTGCTGCAGTCCACACACAGCACACTGCAGAACAAAG GACTCTTAAATTGTGTCCCAGAGGCCGGCGTGAAGGCCGATCCCTCGCAGCCTCACAGCGTCTCTCAGCTGAAAAGTTCAAATCTCATCCATGTCTCTCAGCGCGCACATATCAATGGCCATCACTTCCCTTCTTCTGTAGCCAACCGGGACACTCTAGCCCCACAGGAGAACCTGTCTGAGGATGAGGAAGAGTCCGATCAGGAAGAGGAcgaagaggatgaagaggaggaggatgttcCAAGGAAGTGGCAGGGCATTGAAGCTATTTTTGAGGCCTACCAGGAGTATGTGGATG AATGGAGTATAGAGAGGCAAGTCCTTCACAGTCAGTGTAAAAGACTCGAAGCACAGAACTACAACCTGACCAGAACTGCAGAGCAGCTCTCTATCACTATGGGG GAGCTGGTGACTCAGAGGCAGAAAGTaagagaggagagggagagactgCAGGCCCAGCTTGAGCACTTCAGGAGGTGTTTGACTCTACCGAACATTCACTGGGGCAGGGGCCAAGTGAACGGGCACACGCCGAGGTGA
- the LOC100697762 gene encoding genetic suppressor element 1 isoform X1 has translation MFGLKTPHFYLPGMNHESNKSPSLGMISTASRTTATVSPLSPLTNGNAVAQSANSGFAAALRKLAKQAEDPRGSALSGESSPVSSPATSHSSPVTTPKRGSLGPLLGQNRGRSVPSTPPVVTIAPTKTSNGLWRADGRQVEPSVQGLSRERVGAENPQPQQDKRTPPISSPHPLAHSFGLTPSSIMQDPRMQSISLPGQMHPVVPSGAVPEEYLRALRPFATSDDLRLSSLPLSLDPAAAAHAAVAAYYHPAYLHHPLSLPRMEESLCLSALRSQFYSVPAGGAFPPLHPSALHLHLPGGRYPADLNHTALSERLQMENELRQREREQEREREKEREREAGLEREREREREREEERERERELERQKERQRERQQQMVRAAEGHYLAELHARRAPPEDRARPGERLTPNRLVSPDKSKDSEHPGFSAPKPLQPSIHSSRGSVPYPVPSLLPSHLGKHHAGAVGGIHGALSASMMSQRASEEAWLTRQRAQGQDRERPLELGLRSPGKGVEPRRDGNRSTGSVYHNPGSKDVAACLGAPPPLISPKAPHQPPAPATTLWNPASLVDAPADSRRKLNAPTPPSRPPPGLTRAERPPAAWGERLEEGGRRMAKSPERFASLRGASLQECWNKSEQDRAIQSLYHRHHINNLHQRSFMPPSISSGACTDLGGRCQAASPPAVRERPHQVPDSMMVYDEVLQQHRRLLSKLDLEEKRRKEAKEGGYYYDLDESYDESDEEEVKAHLRRVTEQPPLKLDTSSEKVDFLRVCGLTTLTHRDDLLAQKRRKRRRMMKERSVSPPAVQGKKKACSPSTSSTPTTPLTTPYSAEQMDCTPELEKKKDFLLMFNLSHVSPQQRRDKERTEELLKAIQRKTVTLDTLRYNPLPLCRSPPAPSTGDSFSAPLRCPSNGHLYPDSPSPSPPYLSKHKHLHNDAHKPPVDSTVTRLPPPLAPHHEKAEFVETQSNRKRQGLQNGAGTGATGAAAAQKKEPGQVQNGRNRPWERFTPEAFAQHFHQAVLQSTHSTLQNKGLLNCVPEAGVKADPSQPHSVSQLKSSNLIHVSQRAHINGHHFPSSVANRDTLAPQENLSEDEEESDQEEDEEDEEEEDVPRKWQGIEAIFEAYQEYVDEWSIERQVLHSQCKRLEAQNYNLTRTAEQLSITMGELVTQRQKVREERERLQAQLEHFRRCLTLPNIHWGRGQVNGHTPR, from the exons GTTCTGCCCTCAGCGGTGAATCGTCTCCCGTCTCTTCCCCGGCCACCAGCCACAGCTCGCCGGTTACCACCCCTAAGCGGGGCTCTTTAGGGCCCCTCCTGGGCCAGAACAGGGGCCGCAGTGTCCCCAGCACACCTCCAGTAGTCACCATTGCCCCCACAAAGACAAGCAACGGCCTGTGGAGGGCCGACGGAAGACAG GTGGAGCCGAGTGTTCAGGGTCTCAGCAGGGAGCGGGTGGGAGCTGAGAACCCCCAGCCGCAGCAGGATAAGAGGACTCCTCCCATCTCTTCACCTCACCCCCTGGCTCACTCCTTTGGCCTCACACCAAGCAGCATCATGCAAGACCCCCGAATGCAGAGCATCAG TTTGCCGGGGCAGATGCACCCCGTAGTGCCCTCAGGTGCTGTTCCAGAGGAATACCTGAGAGCACTCCGGCCGTTCGCCACCTCAGATGACCTCCGTCTGAGCTCTCTGCCCCTGAGCCTCGACCCGGCCGCTGCAGCCCACGCCGCCGTCGCCGCTTACTATCATCCAGCCTACCTGCACCACCCTCTGTCCTTACCGAG GATGGAGGAgtctctgtgtctttctgcaCTGCGATCACAGTTCTACTCTGTGCCTGCAGGGGGTGCCTTCCCTCCACTGCACCCCTCTGCCCTCCACTTACACCTGCCTGGAGGCCGCTACCCTGCAGACCTAAACCATACAGCCTTATCTGAGAG GCTACAGATGGAGAACGAGCTCCGccagcgagagagagagcaagagcgtgaacgagagaaagagagagagcgagaggccGGGCTGGAACGAGAGcgggaaagagagagggagcgagaggaggagagggagcgTGAGAGAGAGCTGGAAAGACAGAAGGAGAGGCAGAGGGAGAGACAGCAGCAGATGGTCAGAGCGGCGGAGGGCCACTACCTGGCTGAGCTGCATGCTCGGAGGGCACCACCGGAGGACAGGGCCAGGCCAGGAGAAAGGCTGACCCCGAACAGACTGG TTTCTCCAGATAAATCCAAGGACTCTGAACACCCAGGTTTTTCAGCACCTAAGCCTCTGCAGCCTAGCATTCACTCCTCCAGGGGCTCTGTGCCATACCCAGTGCCCAGCTTGTTGCCTTCTCACCTGGGGAAACATCATGCTGGTGCTGTTGGTGGGATCCATGGAGCTCTTTCCGCCAGCATGATGAGTCAGAGAGCCAGCGAGGAGGCGTGGTTAACACGACAGCGAGCACAGGGACAGGACAGGGAGCGTCCCCTAGAGCTTGGCCTCAGGTCACCGGGGAAAGGGGTGGAACCGAGGAGAGACGGCAACCG CAGTACCGGTTCAGTCTATCACAACCCAGGCAGCAAAGATGTAGCAGCCTGCCTCGGCGCTCCACCGCCACTAATCTCCCCAAAAGCTCCCCATCAACCTCCTGCCCCTGCCACTACACTATGGAACCCAGCTTCTCTTGTTGACGCACCTGCAGACTCCCGTAGAAAACTTAACGCCCCAACGCCACCGAGTCGGCCGCCACCGGGACTGACCAGAGCTGAGAGACCGCCTGCGGCATGGGGGGAGAGGCTGGAAGAGGGCGGCAGGAGGATGGCAAAAAGCCCAGAAAGGTTCGCCTCACTCAGGGGAGCAAGTTTACAGGAGTGCTGGAACAAGAGTGAGCAGGACAGAGCCATCCAGAGCCTCTACCACCGGCATCATATCAATAACCTCCACCAGCGATCCTTTATGCCTCCATCTATCTCCAGTGGAGCCTGCACTGACCTAGGGGGACGGTGCCAGGCTGCTTCTCCGCCAGCGGTAAGGGAGCGACCGCATCAGGTGCCTGACAGCATGATGGTGTACGATGAGGTTCTCCAGCAGCACCGCAGGCTGCTCAGCAAACTCGACCtggaagagaagaggaggaaagaggCCAAAGAAGGAG GTTATTACTATGACCTGGATGAGTCATATGATGAGAGCGATGAGGAGGAGGTGAAAGCTCATCTGAGAAGAGTGACAGAACAGCCCCCACTCAAGCTGGACACATCTTCAGAG AAAGTGGATtttctgcgtgtgtgtggtCTTACTACGCTGACCCATCGCGATGATCTTCTGGctcagaagaggaggaagaggaggaggatgatgaaAGAGCGCAGCGTCTCTCCTCCGGCTGTGCAGGGCAAGAAAAAGGCCTGCTCACCTTCAACATCTTCAACACCCACAACTCCCTTAACTACTCCGTACTCTGCCGAGCAGATGGACTGCACCCCCGAactggagaagaaaaaagacttCCTCCTTATGTTCAACCTCTCGCACGTCAGCCCACAGCAGAGGAGAG ATAAAGAGAGAACAGAAGAGCTGCTGAAGGCCATTCAGAGGAAGACTGTGACGTTAGACACACTCAGATATAATCCTTTACCACTGTGCAGAAGTCCTCCGGCTCCCTCCACTG GTGACTCCTTCTCAGCACCTCTGCGGTGTCCGTCAAATGGACACCTGTACCCAGACTCTCCCAGCCCCTCCCCTCCCTACCTTAGCAAACATAAACACCTTCATAACGACGCGCACAAACCACCTGTAGACTCCACGGTAACTCGGCTCCCGCCTCCCTTGGCTCCCCATCATGAAAAGGCTGAATTCGTGGAGACACAATCGAACAGGAAGCGCCAGGGCCTCCAGAACGGTGCTGGCACTGGTGCcactggtgctgctgctgctcagaaAAAGGAGCCTGGTCAAGTGCAGAATGGGCGGAATCGACCCTGGGAGCGGTTCACCCCTGAGGCCTTCGCTCAGCACTTCCATCAGGCTGTGCTGCAGTCCACACACAGCACACTGCAGAACAAAG GACTCTTAAATTGTGTCCCAGAGGCCGGCGTGAAGGCCGATCCCTCGCAGCCTCACAGCGTCTCTCAGCTGAAAAGTTCAAATCTCATCCATGTCTCTCAGCGCGCACATATCAATGGCCATCACTTCCCTTCTTCTGTAGCCAACCGGGACACTCTAGCCCCACAGGAGAACCTGTCTGAGGATGAGGAAGAGTCCGATCAGGAAGAGGAcgaagaggatgaagaggaggaggatgttcCAAGGAAGTGGCAGGGCATTGAAGCTATTTTTGAGGCCTACCAGGAGTATGTGGATG AATGGAGTATAGAGAGGCAAGTCCTTCACAGTCAGTGTAAAAGACTCGAAGCACAGAACTACAACCTGACCAGAACTGCAGAGCAGCTCTCTATCACTATGGGG GAGCTGGTGACTCAGAGGCAGAAAGTaagagaggagagggagagactgCAGGCCCAGCTTGAGCACTTCAGGAGGTGTTTGACTCTACCGAACATTCACTGGGGCAGGGGCCAAGTGAACGGGCACACGCCGAGGTGA
- the LOC100697762 gene encoding genetic suppressor element 1 isoform X2, translated as MFGLKTPHFYLPGMNHESNKSPSLGMISTASRTTATVSPLSPLTNGNAVAQSANSGFAAALRKLAKQAEDPRGSALSGESSPVSSPATSHSSPVTTPKRGSLGPLLGQNRGRSVPSTPPVVTIAPTKTSNGLWRADGRQVEPSVQGLSRERVGAENPQPQQDKRTPPISSPHPLAHSFGLTPSSIMQDPRMQSISLPGQMHPVVPSGAVPEEYLRALRPFATSDDLRLSSLPLSLDPAAAAHAAVAAYYHPAYLHHPLSLPRMEESLCLSALRSQFYSVPAGGAFPPLHPSALHLHLPGGRYPADLNHTALSERLQMENELRQREREQEREREKEREREAGLEREREREREREEERERERELERQKERQRERQQQMVRAAEGHYLAELHARRAPPEDRARPGERLTPNRLVSPDKSKDSEHPGFSAPKPLQPSIHSSRGSVPYPVPSLLPSHLGKHHAGAVGGIHGALSASMMSQRASEEAWLTRQRAQGQDRERPLELGLRSPGKGVEPRRDGNRTGSVYHNPGSKDVAACLGAPPPLISPKAPHQPPAPATTLWNPASLVDAPADSRRKLNAPTPPSRPPPGLTRAERPPAAWGERLEEGGRRMAKSPERFASLRGASLQECWNKSEQDRAIQSLYHRHHINNLHQRSFMPPSISSGACTDLGGRCQAASPPAVRERPHQVPDSMMVYDEVLQQHRRLLSKLDLEEKRRKEAKEGGYYYDLDESYDESDEEEVKAHLRRVTEQPPLKLDTSSEKVDFLRVCGLTTLTHRDDLLAQKRRKRRRMMKERSVSPPAVQGKKKACSPSTSSTPTTPLTTPYSAEQMDCTPELEKKKDFLLMFNLSHVSPQQRRDKERTEELLKAIQRKTVTLDTLRYNPLPLCRSPPAPSTGDSFSAPLRCPSNGHLYPDSPSPSPPYLSKHKHLHNDAHKPPVDSTVTRLPPPLAPHHEKAEFVETQSNRKRQGLQNGAGTGATGAAAAQKKEPGQVQNGRNRPWERFTPEAFAQHFHQAVLQSTHSTLQNKGLLNCVPEAGVKADPSQPHSVSQLKSSNLIHVSQRAHINGHHFPSSVANRDTLAPQENLSEDEEESDQEEDEEDEEEEDVPRKWQGIEAIFEAYQEYVDEWSIERQVLHSQCKRLEAQNYNLTRTAEQLSITMGELVTQRQKVREERERLQAQLEHFRRCLTLPNIHWGRGQVNGHTPR; from the exons GTTCTGCCCTCAGCGGTGAATCGTCTCCCGTCTCTTCCCCGGCCACCAGCCACAGCTCGCCGGTTACCACCCCTAAGCGGGGCTCTTTAGGGCCCCTCCTGGGCCAGAACAGGGGCCGCAGTGTCCCCAGCACACCTCCAGTAGTCACCATTGCCCCCACAAAGACAAGCAACGGCCTGTGGAGGGCCGACGGAAGACAG GTGGAGCCGAGTGTTCAGGGTCTCAGCAGGGAGCGGGTGGGAGCTGAGAACCCCCAGCCGCAGCAGGATAAGAGGACTCCTCCCATCTCTTCACCTCACCCCCTGGCTCACTCCTTTGGCCTCACACCAAGCAGCATCATGCAAGACCCCCGAATGCAGAGCATCAG TTTGCCGGGGCAGATGCACCCCGTAGTGCCCTCAGGTGCTGTTCCAGAGGAATACCTGAGAGCACTCCGGCCGTTCGCCACCTCAGATGACCTCCGTCTGAGCTCTCTGCCCCTGAGCCTCGACCCGGCCGCTGCAGCCCACGCCGCCGTCGCCGCTTACTATCATCCAGCCTACCTGCACCACCCTCTGTCCTTACCGAG GATGGAGGAgtctctgtgtctttctgcaCTGCGATCACAGTTCTACTCTGTGCCTGCAGGGGGTGCCTTCCCTCCACTGCACCCCTCTGCCCTCCACTTACACCTGCCTGGAGGCCGCTACCCTGCAGACCTAAACCATACAGCCTTATCTGAGAG GCTACAGATGGAGAACGAGCTCCGccagcgagagagagagcaagagcgtgaacgagagaaagagagagagcgagaggccGGGCTGGAACGAGAGcgggaaagagagagggagcgagaggaggagagggagcgTGAGAGAGAGCTGGAAAGACAGAAGGAGAGGCAGAGGGAGAGACAGCAGCAGATGGTCAGAGCGGCGGAGGGCCACTACCTGGCTGAGCTGCATGCTCGGAGGGCACCACCGGAGGACAGGGCCAGGCCAGGAGAAAGGCTGACCCCGAACAGACTGG TTTCTCCAGATAAATCCAAGGACTCTGAACACCCAGGTTTTTCAGCACCTAAGCCTCTGCAGCCTAGCATTCACTCCTCCAGGGGCTCTGTGCCATACCCAGTGCCCAGCTTGTTGCCTTCTCACCTGGGGAAACATCATGCTGGTGCTGTTGGTGGGATCCATGGAGCTCTTTCCGCCAGCATGATGAGTCAGAGAGCCAGCGAGGAGGCGTGGTTAACACGACAGCGAGCACAGGGACAGGACAGGGAGCGTCCCCTAGAGCTTGGCCTCAGGTCACCGGGGAAAGGGGTGGAACCGAGGAGAGACGGCAACCG TACCGGTTCAGTCTATCACAACCCAGGCAGCAAAGATGTAGCAGCCTGCCTCGGCGCTCCACCGCCACTAATCTCCCCAAAAGCTCCCCATCAACCTCCTGCCCCTGCCACTACACTATGGAACCCAGCTTCTCTTGTTGACGCACCTGCAGACTCCCGTAGAAAACTTAACGCCCCAACGCCACCGAGTCGGCCGCCACCGGGACTGACCAGAGCTGAGAGACCGCCTGCGGCATGGGGGGAGAGGCTGGAAGAGGGCGGCAGGAGGATGGCAAAAAGCCCAGAAAGGTTCGCCTCACTCAGGGGAGCAAGTTTACAGGAGTGCTGGAACAAGAGTGAGCAGGACAGAGCCATCCAGAGCCTCTACCACCGGCATCATATCAATAACCTCCACCAGCGATCCTTTATGCCTCCATCTATCTCCAGTGGAGCCTGCACTGACCTAGGGGGACGGTGCCAGGCTGCTTCTCCGCCAGCGGTAAGGGAGCGACCGCATCAGGTGCCTGACAGCATGATGGTGTACGATGAGGTTCTCCAGCAGCACCGCAGGCTGCTCAGCAAACTCGACCtggaagagaagaggaggaaagaggCCAAAGAAGGAG GTTATTACTATGACCTGGATGAGTCATATGATGAGAGCGATGAGGAGGAGGTGAAAGCTCATCTGAGAAGAGTGACAGAACAGCCCCCACTCAAGCTGGACACATCTTCAGAG AAAGTGGATtttctgcgtgtgtgtggtCTTACTACGCTGACCCATCGCGATGATCTTCTGGctcagaagaggaggaagaggaggaggatgatgaaAGAGCGCAGCGTCTCTCCTCCGGCTGTGCAGGGCAAGAAAAAGGCCTGCTCACCTTCAACATCTTCAACACCCACAACTCCCTTAACTACTCCGTACTCTGCCGAGCAGATGGACTGCACCCCCGAactggagaagaaaaaagacttCCTCCTTATGTTCAACCTCTCGCACGTCAGCCCACAGCAGAGGAGAG ATAAAGAGAGAACAGAAGAGCTGCTGAAGGCCATTCAGAGGAAGACTGTGACGTTAGACACACTCAGATATAATCCTTTACCACTGTGCAGAAGTCCTCCGGCTCCCTCCACTG GTGACTCCTTCTCAGCACCTCTGCGGTGTCCGTCAAATGGACACCTGTACCCAGACTCTCCCAGCCCCTCCCCTCCCTACCTTAGCAAACATAAACACCTTCATAACGACGCGCACAAACCACCTGTAGACTCCACGGTAACTCGGCTCCCGCCTCCCTTGGCTCCCCATCATGAAAAGGCTGAATTCGTGGAGACACAATCGAACAGGAAGCGCCAGGGCCTCCAGAACGGTGCTGGCACTGGTGCcactggtgctgctgctgctcagaaAAAGGAGCCTGGTCAAGTGCAGAATGGGCGGAATCGACCCTGGGAGCGGTTCACCCCTGAGGCCTTCGCTCAGCACTTCCATCAGGCTGTGCTGCAGTCCACACACAGCACACTGCAGAACAAAG GACTCTTAAATTGTGTCCCAGAGGCCGGCGTGAAGGCCGATCCCTCGCAGCCTCACAGCGTCTCTCAGCTGAAAAGTTCAAATCTCATCCATGTCTCTCAGCGCGCACATATCAATGGCCATCACTTCCCTTCTTCTGTAGCCAACCGGGACACTCTAGCCCCACAGGAGAACCTGTCTGAGGATGAGGAAGAGTCCGATCAGGAAGAGGAcgaagaggatgaagaggaggaggatgttcCAAGGAAGTGGCAGGGCATTGAAGCTATTTTTGAGGCCTACCAGGAGTATGTGGATG AATGGAGTATAGAGAGGCAAGTCCTTCACAGTCAGTGTAAAAGACTCGAAGCACAGAACTACAACCTGACCAGAACTGCAGAGCAGCTCTCTATCACTATGGGG GAGCTGGTGACTCAGAGGCAGAAAGTaagagaggagagggagagactgCAGGCCCAGCTTGAGCACTTCAGGAGGTGTTTGACTCTACCGAACATTCACTGGGGCAGGGGCCAAGTGAACGGGCACACGCCGAGGTGA